Proteins from one Shewanella pealeana ATCC 700345 genomic window:
- a CDS encoding HAD-IA family hydrolase: MKIYIRPQAFEAISFDLDDTLYDNRPIIRRAEAEMQQFLHHAYPKSTKWQFDDWRKLKLSLFRLYPELRHDTSLARLVMLEHGLKKLGYDEKLAKAGANAGLEHFVKHRSHFKVSDEVVELLTQLKQKYRLIGITNGNVDHQGIGLAEVFEFVLHPGQGYKQKPSSDMFALAAKKLDLPLSNILHVGDSGKSDVDGARRAGCQSVWLNPGFSVTEKSSANGQLPHIEIDSLQQLRLFI, translated from the coding sequence ATGAAGATCTATATTCGACCACAAGCTTTTGAGGCCATTAGTTTCGACTTGGACGATACCTTATATGATAATCGGCCCATCATTCGAAGAGCAGAAGCCGAGATGCAGCAGTTTTTGCATCACGCTTATCCGAAATCGACAAAATGGCAATTCGATGACTGGCGTAAGCTAAAGCTTTCCTTGTTTAGACTGTATCCAGAGTTGCGTCATGACACCAGCTTAGCAAGACTGGTAATGCTGGAGCATGGCCTTAAAAAATTGGGTTATGACGAGAAATTAGCAAAGGCAGGTGCTAATGCAGGCCTTGAACACTTTGTGAAACATCGTAGTCATTTTAAGGTCTCCGATGAGGTGGTTGAGTTATTAACTCAGCTTAAACAGAAATATCGCTTAATCGGCATCACCAATGGCAACGTTGATCATCAAGGTATTGGCTTAGCCGAAGTATTTGAGTTTGTGCTGCACCCGGGACAAGGTTACAAGCAAAAGCCATCGAGCGATATGTTTGCGCTAGCGGCTAAGAAACTGGATTTGCCTCTAAGCAATATTCTTCATGTGGGCGACAGTGGCAAGAGTGACGTCGACGGGGCAAGACGAGCGGGTTGCCAATCTGTGTGGCTTAATCCGGGCTTTAGCGTGACAGAGAAGTCGAGCGCTAACGGACAACTACCCCATATTGAAATCGATTCGTTGCAGCAGTTAAGGCTGTTTATCTAA
- the dapF gene encoding diaminopimelate epimerase encodes MIQFTKMHGLGNDFMVVDGVTQNVFFSPDQIKRLADRNFGVGFDQLLLVEPPYDPDLDFHYRIFNADGSEVEQCGNGARCFARFVRNKGLTHKHKIRVSTSSGKITLRLERDGKVTVNMGIPALEPGKIPFTAKKVEKTYLLMASSGTYLCGAVSMGNPHCVIEVEDVAATDVDTIGGELTNHERFPKGVNVGFMQVLNSGHIKLRVYERGAAETLACGTGACAAVVVGILQGKLDRNVQVDLPGGSLMINWDGEGKPLWMTGPAEHVYDGQIAQ; translated from the coding sequence TTGATCCAATTCACTAAGATGCATGGGCTAGGCAATGACTTTATGGTCGTCGATGGGGTGACACAGAATGTGTTTTTCTCTCCCGATCAAATTAAGCGCTTGGCCGATCGGAATTTTGGCGTGGGCTTCGATCAGTTACTGCTGGTTGAGCCTCCCTACGATCCCGATTTAGATTTTCATTATCGCATCTTTAATGCTGACGGCAGTGAGGTTGAGCAGTGTGGCAATGGCGCACGCTGTTTCGCACGTTTTGTGCGTAATAAAGGCTTAACCCATAAGCATAAAATTCGCGTCAGCACCTCTTCGGGCAAGATAACCTTACGCCTTGAGCGTGATGGCAAGGTGACCGTTAATATGGGGATCCCAGCTCTAGAGCCAGGTAAGATCCCATTTACCGCTAAGAAGGTAGAGAAAACCTATTTGTTGATGGCATCCAGTGGCACCTATCTATGTGGCGCTGTTTCTATGGGCAATCCTCATTGCGTGATAGAGGTAGAAGATGTAGCCGCGACTGATGTCGATACTATTGGCGGCGAGCTGACTAACCACGAGCGTTTTCCGAAGGGCGTGAATGTCGGCTTTATGCAGGTGCTAAATTCTGGCCATATTAAGCTCAGAGTCTACGAGCGCGGCGCGGCAGAAACCTTAGCCTGTGGTACAGGAGCCTGTGCTGCAGTCGTTGTTGGGATCTTGCAGGGTAAACTGGATAGAAATGTGCAGGTAGACTTGCCAGGTGGCAGCCTAATGATCAACTGGGACGGTGAGGGTAAGCCGCTATGGATGACTGGGCCTGCTGAGCATGTTTATGATGGGCAGATTGCGCAATGA
- a CDS encoding Sbal_3080 family lipoprotein, which translates to MKKLIIVLSALMLTSACSIKQRVDPVHVNNNAEVCIQKNPDVRDGFLQEMEKILAEKQIKYRIVEQLDASQQCEWTATYTANWRWDLALYMVYAEIKVFHEGRLDGEAIYDARSGGANMNKFIDAEPKIRELIEQLIQQKQASVRWSPLQQTAI; encoded by the coding sequence ATGAAAAAACTAATTATTGTGTTATCAGCTTTAATGCTCACCAGTGCTTGCTCAATTAAGCAGCGTGTTGATCCGGTTCATGTGAACAATAATGCTGAAGTTTGTATCCAGAAGAACCCTGATGTGAGGGATGGTTTTTTGCAGGAGATGGAGAAGATTCTTGCAGAGAAACAGATTAAATATCGTATTGTTGAACAGTTAGATGCTAGTCAACAATGTGAGTGGACAGCGACTTACACTGCAAACTGGCGCTGGGATCTAGCGTTATATATGGTTTACGCCGAGATTAAAGTCTTCCATGAAGGTCGTTTAGATGGTGAAGCTATCTATGATGCTCGAAGCGGTGGAGCAAATATGAATAAATTTATTGATGCGGAGCCTAAAATTCGTGAGCTAATCGAACAGCTTATACAGCAAAAGCAAGCATCAGTGCGCTGGTCGCCATTGCAGCAAACTGCAATTTAG
- the lysA gene encoding diaminopimelate decarboxylase, which translates to MDHFLYQADELYAEQCQVAELAKQHGTPLYIYSRATLERHWRAFDNAVSEHPHLICYAVKANSNIAVLNVLARLGSGFDIVSGGELSRVIEAGGDPTKVVFSGVGKTVSEMEMALNLGIYCFNVESAAELEQLNLVALRLGKVAPVSLRINPDVDAGTHPYISTGLKENKFGIAMEEAEAIFARANELPGLAVKGVDCHIGSQLTEIKPFLDAMDRMLALIDRLAEQGIEIKHFDVGGGLGVTYDDEQPPQPDVYAAALLERLGDRDLKLIFEPGRAIAANAGIFVTQVLYLKENSDKRFALVDGAMNDLIRPSLYSAWQKIVPVIERAGESHSYDVVGPVCETGDFLGKDRQLNVQEGDYLAVRSSGAYGFTMASNYNSRPRAAELMVDGDKAYVIREREKVAQLWQGEQILP; encoded by the coding sequence TTGGATCATTTTTTATATCAGGCAGATGAACTCTACGCGGAGCAGTGTCAAGTTGCTGAGCTTGCAAAGCAGCACGGAACACCGCTTTATATCTATTCTCGTGCGACACTAGAGCGCCATTGGCGTGCATTTGATAATGCGGTGAGCGAGCATCCACATCTTATCTGCTATGCGGTGAAGGCTAACTCAAACATTGCAGTGCTAAACGTACTGGCACGTTTAGGCAGTGGCTTCGATATTGTCTCGGGCGGTGAGCTGTCTCGTGTGATTGAAGCCGGCGGCGATCCTACTAAAGTGGTTTTCTCTGGCGTGGGCAAAACTGTCAGTGAGATGGAGATGGCACTTAACCTAGGCATCTATTGCTTTAATGTTGAGTCGGCAGCTGAGCTTGAGCAGCTTAACCTTGTGGCCTTGCGCCTAGGTAAAGTGGCGCCGGTATCGCTACGCATAAACCCTGATGTAGACGCGGGTACTCATCCCTATATTTCGACTGGCCTGAAAGAGAATAAATTTGGTATCGCGATGGAAGAGGCGGAAGCTATCTTTGCTCGTGCTAACGAATTGCCGGGTCTTGCGGTAAAAGGCGTCGATTGTCATATTGGTTCTCAATTAACTGAGATTAAGCCTTTCTTAGATGCCATGGATCGCATGTTGGCGCTAATCGATCGTTTAGCAGAGCAAGGCATCGAGATTAAGCATTTCGATGTGGGCGGTGGACTCGGAGTGACTTACGATGACGAGCAACCACCTCAACCAGATGTATACGCAGCAGCGCTACTTGAGCGTCTTGGCGATCGCGATCTCAAGTTGATCTTTGAACCTGGCAGAGCGATTGCGGCGAATGCCGGGATTTTCGTCACCCAAGTGCTATATCTGAAAGAAAACAGCGATAAGCGTTTTGCTTTAGTCGACGGCGCAATGAATGACTTGATCCGTCCATCACTTTACAGCGCTTGGCAGAAGATCGTTCCGGTTATTGAACGTGCGGGTGAAAGCCACAGTTATGACGTTGTCGGCCCAGTTTGCGAAACGGGAGACTTCTTAGGTAAAGACCGTCAGCTTAACGTTCAGGAGGGCGACTACCTTGCGGTGCGTTCATCGGGCGCCTATGGCTTTACCATGGCGTCTAATTATAATTCACGTCCACGTGCTGCAGAGCTGATGGTGGATGGTGATAAAGCCTATGTCATTCGAGAGCGAGAAAAAGTCGCTCAATTATGGCAAGGCGAGCAGATCCTGCCGTAA
- a CDS encoding TolC family protein, with protein MALIALLWAGSLAAATANTAPANTLSLTTVIERVQLQHPSLKVFQFRQQALDGAAHTQALTPGYEIGFDLDNVAGSGEFQGIDSAEFSVSLSSVIELGDKLDARTGVVNEQRAVLDAEQKITALNLLAEATRRYIDVLAAQSQLQLAVDALQLAEETQVVVAKRAKAGVTPDAEVKRAQAAVFNARLVAETQLHQLDYAKLALSMMWGESQISFDSLEGGLFAFTDDVALEPLFEKVKYSPAITAYLTQAQLKEAELRFAKTQSSSDISWSVGVKQLQQTNDMALSAGFSMPLFNGERNTGTVLSAQAAKEQVLVNREVALLELYGQLYRAYASRKQAIVTVNRLQASVIPTLTSALEDTKQAYEQGLYSYLDYLTAREELLFARRALIDAAASALRYGVDIEQLIAEPLPASQHTFFNDFSNAANSSATADFSKSANFSDAAKGHTK; from the coding sequence TTGGCGCTCATCGCTCTGTTATGGGCGGGCTCACTTGCCGCGGCTACTGCTAACACTGCACCGGCTAATACCTTGTCGTTAACCACGGTTATTGAACGGGTACAACTGCAACACCCTTCACTGAAGGTTTTTCAGTTTAGACAACAAGCGCTCGATGGTGCGGCGCACACCCAAGCGCTAACTCCTGGTTATGAGATTGGATTTGATCTCGATAACGTTGCGGGCTCTGGTGAATTCCAAGGTATCGACAGTGCTGAGTTTAGTGTGTCTTTATCGTCGGTGATTGAACTGGGTGACAAACTTGATGCTCGCACTGGTGTTGTCAATGAGCAGCGTGCCGTACTGGATGCTGAGCAGAAAATTACCGCGTTAAATTTACTTGCAGAAGCAACGCGTCGCTATATCGATGTGTTAGCGGCGCAATCGCAACTGCAATTAGCGGTCGATGCATTACAGCTTGCCGAGGAAACCCAAGTAGTAGTGGCTAAGCGAGCAAAGGCTGGCGTGACGCCAGACGCCGAAGTTAAGCGCGCCCAAGCTGCGGTATTTAATGCCCGTCTCGTGGCAGAAACCCAATTACACCAGCTCGATTACGCCAAGCTTGCGCTAAGCATGATGTGGGGCGAGTCTCAGATTAGCTTTGATTCACTCGAAGGGGGCTTATTTGCCTTTACCGACGATGTGGCACTCGAGCCGTTATTTGAGAAAGTAAAATACAGCCCTGCTATCACAGCCTATTTGACTCAGGCACAACTTAAAGAGGCCGAGCTGCGTTTTGCCAAAACTCAGTCAAGTAGCGATATCAGTTGGTCTGTAGGCGTTAAACAACTACAGCAAACCAACGATATGGCATTGTCTGCGGGCTTTAGTATGCCGCTGTTTAATGGCGAACGTAATACTGGCACCGTGCTTTCGGCTCAGGCCGCAAAAGAGCAAGTACTTGTCAACCGAGAAGTGGCTCTTTTAGAGCTATATGGTCAACTGTACCGGGCTTATGCTAGCCGTAAACAAGCCATAGTGACGGTAAATCGACTACAGGCTAGTGTGATCCCGACCTTAACCTCAGCCCTTGAAGATACCAAGCAAGCTTACGAGCAGGGGCTTTACAGCTATCTTGATTACTTAACCGCCCGAGAGGAGCTGTTATTTGCACGCCGTGCGCTAATTGATGCTGCGGCCTCTGCACTGCGTTATGGCGTGGATATTGAGCAGCTTATTGCTGAGCCATTACCTGCTTCTCAACATACCTTCTTCAATGATTTTTCAAATGCAGCCAACTCTTCTGCGACTGCTGATTTCTCAAAGTCAGCTAATTTTTCTGACGCTGCAAAAGGACATACAAAATGA
- a CDS encoding DUF484 family protein, translated as MIDSSKSNLPFDEILIREYLLDNPDFFSRYPELLLAMRIPHAERGAVSLVERQQEMLRQRVNQLEEEITALLAMASRNEQIFMFNSALSMELLKCEDMGELRQVLSNSLKQQFQFSHVRLITVHDIDSELSQIWSKRLDSGYYFGRLTNEESKRLFGSEVGSVALSRLSKECGQVIFAIASQDPMHFHPEMDYLLLSQLKQLLDHQLTKI; from the coding sequence ATGATAGATAGCTCTAAGTCAAACCTACCCTTTGATGAGATTCTGATCCGTGAATACCTGCTGGATAACCCTGACTTCTTTAGTCGTTATCCAGAGCTATTGCTCGCGATGCGCATCCCCCACGCCGAGCGTGGTGCGGTGTCGTTGGTCGAGCGTCAGCAAGAGATGCTGCGTCAACGAGTGAATCAGCTGGAAGAAGAGATCACGGCACTTTTAGCTATGGCATCTCGCAATGAACAGATCTTCATGTTTAACAGTGCATTATCTATGGAACTGCTAAAATGTGAAGATATGGGCGAATTGCGGCAGGTGTTGTCTAATAGCTTAAAACAACAATTTCAGTTTAGTCATGTCAGGCTCATTACAGTACATGATATCGACAGTGAACTGTCGCAGATCTGGAGTAAGCGTCTCGACTCGGGCTACTATTTTGGTCGCCTAACCAATGAAGAGTCGAAGCGCCTGTTTGGCAGTGAAGTGGGCTCGGTAGCACTATCTCGCTTATCGAAAGAGTGTGGTCAGGTGATTTTTGCTATCGCTAGCCAAGATCCCATGCACTTTCATCCAGAGATGGACTACCTTCTTTTGTCACAACTCAAGCAGCTGCTCGATCATCAACTGACAAAAATCTAA
- a CDS encoding class I adenylate cyclase — protein sequence MLEDIDKLQHAAQRLDIIRYARAIALLSPLKRHLLRLIPAFLHYHAPKLPGYNGPLTPSGIVDYHTDSETLDACETLEIDLSTEVVSDTPSIEGIYSMGSTSSFGQNPQSDIDVWVVHSEQLSKDQCELLANKAVLLTQWFAQFDFEVNFYLVHPEQFIRDQGEHADRYNCMGQEHSGSAQHWLLLEEFYRSQFRLAGKPIGWWPSAGKSSNLLSLGDANALPASEYFGASLWQLYKGVDKPHKALLKVLLLEAYASEYPHTRLVSERIWQRTLEGDFSSSNDAYYLLYESIETYLLGRGEGRRLEIARRCFYLKCGVKLSQSDQAVDWRYYKMKKLVNHWNWSESLLKTLDNCEDWHCGQLQWFNEQLNELMLGSYRTLLQFASTHRLSESLRISELGLLTRKLHTYFSEDAHQIMRLNSLWSRSILEPYLSVIYSQQDEQYYLYRCSPEPRNFLEHSAVFHSKSKAKLLVWASLNGVANDKTRWYEVRQSKRKCIYLTHAANRLDGLVVHESTKVSKMALYQPWHFRKLVFLLNFNSDPTESWSGQDIMVDYMNSNVFSIGRRHQNMVDSIDVISLNSWGEWHCHHFEGEKSILDALSFVTPGMKRAIADVSVEVISCSSKLRSQTEHTVQDLLSRAVRLSRQAQSSATFGYALQVGKLRYGLFFNNRGMHYENLSDAKSFYQQLSQRKLLELPRPSLGDEPFAKLPAVIQDYAAKGAVQYFLRQRKQGLDVFILDEMNELNHYVQEGTDVNALVNQLSHYHTFEDPLLTKDNFNLPQFFKLDRVKGVLTAVPFGVTLEASEVDF from the coding sequence TTGTTAGAAGATATTGATAAGCTTCAACATGCAGCCCAGCGATTAGACATTATCAGATATGCTAGAGCGATAGCCTTACTGTCGCCATTAAAGCGGCATCTTCTTCGGCTTATCCCTGCTTTCTTGCATTATCATGCCCCAAAACTACCTGGTTATAATGGCCCTCTTACCCCGAGTGGGATAGTGGATTATCACACCGACTCTGAAACCCTCGATGCCTGCGAAACCCTTGAAATAGATCTGTCTACGGAAGTCGTTAGCGATACCCCTTCAATTGAGGGGATTTACAGCATGGGCAGTACTTCCAGTTTTGGTCAAAATCCCCAGAGCGATATTGATGTTTGGGTGGTGCATAGCGAGCAACTGAGTAAGGATCAATGTGAGTTACTCGCCAATAAAGCCGTCTTACTGACCCAATGGTTTGCTCAATTTGATTTTGAGGTGAACTTCTATCTGGTTCATCCTGAACAGTTTATTCGCGATCAAGGCGAGCATGCCGATCGATATAATTGTATGGGACAAGAGCACAGTGGTAGCGCTCAGCATTGGTTATTACTCGAAGAGTTTTATCGCAGCCAGTTTCGCTTAGCAGGCAAACCGATAGGATGGTGGCCCAGTGCGGGCAAATCTTCCAACTTATTATCCTTAGGCGACGCTAATGCTTTGCCTGCGAGTGAGTATTTTGGCGCCTCGCTTTGGCAGCTCTATAAGGGCGTCGACAAGCCTCATAAGGCGCTGCTTAAGGTACTTCTTCTGGAAGCTTATGCCAGTGAATATCCCCATACACGTCTTGTGAGTGAGCGGATCTGGCAGCGCACCTTAGAAGGCGACTTCTCATCCAGCAATGACGCCTATTACCTGCTCTATGAATCGATAGAGACTTATCTTTTAGGGCGTGGCGAAGGGCGCAGGCTTGAGATTGCCCGCCGCTGTTTCTATCTAAAGTGTGGTGTAAAGCTGAGTCAGAGCGATCAAGCTGTCGACTGGCGATATTACAAGATGAAAAAGCTGGTGAATCATTGGAATTGGTCTGAAAGCTTACTGAAAACCTTAGACAACTGCGAAGATTGGCATTGTGGCCAGTTGCAATGGTTTAACGAGCAGCTCAATGAGTTGATGTTGGGTAGCTACCGAACTTTGCTGCAGTTTGCCTCGACTCATAGACTCAGTGAAAGTTTGCGGATCTCAGAGTTAGGCTTATTAACCCGCAAGCTGCATACCTACTTTAGTGAAGATGCTCACCAGATCATGCGGCTCAACTCGCTCTGGAGTCGCTCCATTTTAGAGCCGTACCTGTCGGTGATCTACAGTCAGCAAGATGAGCAATATTATCTGTACCGTTGCTCTCCTGAACCGAGAAACTTCCTCGAGCACAGTGCGGTGTTTCACTCTAAGAGTAAGGCCAAGCTCCTAGTGTGGGCTAGCCTCAATGGCGTTGCTAATGATAAAACTCGTTGGTATGAAGTGCGTCAGAGTAAGCGAAAGTGTATCTATTTAACTCATGCGGCGAATCGGCTCGATGGGCTTGTGGTACATGAGTCGACTAAGGTGTCTAAGATGGCACTTTATCAGCCTTGGCATTTTCGTAAGCTAGTATTTTTGCTTAATTTTAATAGCGATCCAACCGAGAGCTGGTCGGGGCAAGATATCATGGTCGACTATATGAACAGCAATGTGTTCTCTATCGGTCGGCGCCATCAGAATATGGTGGACTCTATCGATGTGATTAGCCTCAATAGTTGGGGAGAGTGGCATTGTCATCATTTTGAGGGCGAGAAGAGCATTTTGGATGCGCTGTCGTTTGTGACTCCCGGTATGAAGCGAGCCATTGCTGATGTCTCGGTGGAGGTGATTAGCTGCTCAAGCAAGCTGCGTTCGCAAACTGAGCACACGGTGCAAGATCTGTTATCTCGAGCGGTGCGCCTTAGTCGTCAGGCGCAAAGTTCAGCGACTTTTGGCTATGCCTTGCAGGTAGGTAAGCTGCGTTATGGGCTCTTCTTCAATAATCGAGGCATGCATTACGAGAATTTAAGTGATGCTAAATCTTTTTATCAGCAATTGTCGCAACGAAAACTACTCGAATTACCTCGTCCTAGCTTGGGTGATGAGCCCTTTGCTAAACTTCCCGCAGTGATCCAAGACTATGCCGCTAAGGGGGCGGTTCAGTATTTTCTGCGGCAGAGGAAGCAAGGTTTAGATGTGTTTATCTTAGATGAGATGAATGAGCTGAATCATTATGTGCAAGAGGGAACGGATGTAAATGCGCTAGTTAATCAGCTGAGTCATTACCATACATTTGAAGATCCACTGCTGACTAAAGATAACTTTAATTTGCCGCAATTTTTTAAACTCGATCGGGTAAAAGGCGTGTTAACTGCGGTACCGTTTGGTGTGACCTTAGAGGCCTCGGAAGTCGATTTTTAA
- the cyaY gene encoding iron donor protein CyaY, which yields MAMTDFEFHQLVDDIFQTIDNAIEVLIDEQDADVDVDGSGNVLQLEFDGASKIVINKQEPLHEIWLATQFGGFHFSYVDGKWMDERNGHEFMPFLVESIYKQSGLKLDL from the coding sequence ATGGCGATGACAGATTTCGAATTTCATCAATTGGTTGATGACATATTTCAAACAATTGATAACGCGATAGAAGTGCTTATTGATGAACAAGATGCAGATGTCGATGTTGATGGTTCAGGCAATGTGCTGCAGTTAGAATTTGATGGCGCATCCAAGATCGTCATCAATAAACAAGAGCCGCTGCATGAAATTTGGTTGGCAACCCAATTTGGTGGATTCCATTTTTCCTATGTTGACGGCAAGTGGATGGATGAACGAAATGGTCATGAATTTATGCCATTCTTAGTCGAGTCTATCTACAAACAAAGCGGCTTAAAGTTAGATCTTTAA
- the xerC gene encoding tyrosine recombinase XerC, with the protein MADEALSSNVRWLTDFERYLRTERQVSAYTVRNYLFELKRVEKLFSETDSWLSLQHESLQAMLAKLHRKGLSPRSLSLTLSSLKQFYEFLLREQQIKVNPAISLTAPKQGKPLPKNMDVDSVSHLLDLDGDDPLSLRDKAIMELFYSSGLRLAELAALNVGDIQFSQAQVKVLGKGSKERIVPIGKLALTAINQWLDIKRDIACEDDALFVTAKGKRLAHRSIQARLAKWGQEQAIGIKVHPHKLRHSFATHMLESSADLRAVQELLGHANLSTTQVYTSLDFQHLAKVYDNAHPRAKKRGDKA; encoded by the coding sequence ATGGCTGACGAAGCGTTATCGAGTAATGTGCGTTGGTTGACTGATTTTGAGCGCTACCTGCGCACCGAGCGTCAAGTCTCTGCTTATACGGTGCGTAATTATCTATTCGAGTTGAAACGCGTCGAGAAACTATTTAGCGAAACGGACTCTTGGCTGTCTCTGCAGCATGAGTCTTTGCAAGCTATGCTGGCCAAATTACACCGCAAAGGCCTCAGCCCGCGCTCACTGTCGCTGACACTTTCCTCCTTAAAACAGTTCTATGAGTTTTTGCTTAGAGAGCAACAGATTAAGGTTAATCCAGCTATTAGTCTGACTGCGCCTAAGCAGGGCAAGCCCCTGCCTAAGAATATGGATGTTGACTCTGTATCGCATCTGCTAGATCTCGATGGCGATGACCCTCTAAGTCTGCGTGATAAAGCGATTATGGAGCTGTTTTACTCTTCAGGACTGCGACTTGCAGAGCTTGCGGCGCTGAATGTCGGCGATATTCAATTCTCTCAAGCACAGGTCAAAGTCTTAGGTAAAGGCAGTAAAGAGCGAATAGTGCCTATCGGAAAATTAGCGTTAACGGCGATAAATCAATGGTTGGATATCAAACGCGATATTGCTTGTGAAGATGACGCCTTGTTTGTTACCGCCAAAGGTAAACGCTTAGCACACAGAAGTATTCAGGCGCGTCTTGCAAAATGGGGTCAAGAGCAGGCTATAGGCATAAAGGTACACCCGCATAAGCTACGTCACTCCTTTGCGACCCATATGCTCGAGTCCAGTGCCGATCTTCGCGCGGTGCAAGAGCTTTTGGGCCATGCCAATCTGTCTACCACTCAGGTATATACCAGCCTAGACTTCCAACATCTTGCCAAAGTCTATGACAATGCACATCCGCGAGCGAAGAAGCGAGGCGATAAAGCATGA
- the ric gene encoding iron-sulfur cluster repair di-iron protein: protein MSQSKVSQSKESLLASRVGELVANDFRTAHLFSQYGIDFCCGGGITLERAIKRFDADEAALLEALMAFETEGDKQQGLEQLPLPDLLNYIESTHHTFVREKAPLLIEYSEKMVRAHGENHNEIKPLAGWIRALVDDLMPHLMKEERILFPAILGLHNQVEMQNCFGHIGNPINAMQYEHDDALQIFEKIRELTNGLVPPAHACTTWRVCYASLAEFEADLKQHIYLENNILFPKALALTA from the coding sequence ATGTCTCAATCAAAAGTGTCTCAATCCAAAGAAAGCCTGCTTGCCTCTCGTGTCGGTGAATTAGTCGCTAACGATTTCCGTACTGCCCACCTGTTTAGCCAATACGGTATCGACTTTTGTTGTGGCGGTGGAATTACATTAGAGCGGGCGATTAAACGTTTCGATGCCGATGAAGCAGCACTGCTTGAGGCGTTAATGGCATTTGAGACTGAAGGCGATAAGCAACAAGGTTTAGAGCAACTGCCTTTACCCGATCTACTCAACTATATTGAATCGACTCACCACACCTTTGTGCGTGAAAAGGCGCCGCTACTCATCGAATATAGTGAAAAGATGGTGCGAGCTCATGGTGAAAACCACAATGAAATAAAACCATTGGCAGGTTGGATCCGCGCATTGGTCGATGACTTGATGCCGCATCTAATGAAAGAGGAACGGATACTGTTCCCAGCAATTTTAGGGCTGCACAACCAAGTTGAGATGCAAAATTGCTTCGGCCATATCGGTAACCCGATAAATGCCATGCAATATGAGCATGATGATGCATTACAGATCTTTGAAAAGATCCGCGAGCTAACAAATGGCTTAGTGCCGCCTGCACATGCCTGCACCACATGGCGCGTTTGTTACGCCAGTTTGGCGGAGTTTGAAGCCGACTTGAAACAGCATATCTACCTTGAGAACAATATCTTGTTCCCAAAGGCACTCGCGCTAACAGCGTAA